In the Sediminibacter sp. Hel_I_10 genome, one interval contains:
- a CDS encoding glycosyltransferase family 1 protein: MRETITYIYRKPEPNYKSIEGIFYTISEKIGLERETSKLELQCSGGNLGTLWSNMSNFQRKINHIYHITGDVQYMGIVTRRKSVLTVHDVKSIVKGRFLKRTYMKLFWFWLPALFVKRITVISEFTKKELEHVIPFAKHKIRVVPNPVNDVFQFKPSVFNKNKPIILLLGTKSNKNLERIFKALEGINCEVMLIGKLTKHQDLLSKKLNLNLTSKFDLSLEQVVVAYQNCDMLCFASTYEGFGMPIIEAQATGRPVLTSNLGAMKEVAADSALLVNPFEITSIRAGINQLINDETLRERLIKKGSINVQRFCTETVVNDYLKIYTELETSKVKML, encoded by the coding sequence ATGAGAGAGACGATTACTTATATATACAGAAAACCAGAACCTAATTATAAGAGTATAGAAGGGATCTTTTATACTATTTCAGAAAAAATCGGATTAGAGCGAGAGACCTCAAAGTTAGAACTGCAATGTTCTGGTGGAAATTTGGGTACGCTGTGGTCAAACATGAGTAATTTCCAAAGAAAAATAAATCACATTTATCACATTACTGGAGACGTGCAGTATATGGGAATTGTCACTAGAAGAAAATCTGTATTGACCGTTCATGATGTAAAATCAATTGTTAAAGGCAGATTTTTGAAAAGAACTTATATGAAGTTATTTTGGTTTTGGCTACCGGCATTATTTGTGAAGCGCATTACGGTAATTTCAGAGTTTACCAAAAAAGAATTGGAGCATGTAATTCCATTTGCAAAGCACAAAATAAGAGTTGTTCCTAACCCAGTAAATGATGTGTTCCAATTTAAGCCGTCTGTTTTTAATAAGAATAAACCAATAATTTTATTATTAGGTACAAAAAGCAATAAAAATTTAGAACGAATTTTTAAAGCCCTAGAAGGTATTAACTGCGAAGTCATGCTGATTGGGAAGCTTACTAAACATCAAGATCTTTTATCAAAAAAGTTAAATTTAAATTTGACTTCTAAGTTTGACCTCTCCTTAGAGCAGGTGGTTGTAGCTTATCAAAATTGTGACATGTTGTGTTTTGCTTCTACTTACGAAGGATTTGGTATGCCGATTATTGAGGCTCAGGCCACAGGACGACCTGTTTTGACTTCTAATTTGGGGGCCATGAAAGAGGTAGCTGCAGATTCAGCATTATTAGTGAATCCTTTCGAAATAACATCAATTAGAGCAGGGATTAATCAATTGATCAATGACGAAACTTTGAGAGAACGTTTAATTAAAAAAGGCTCCATAAATGTTCAGCGCTTTTGTACAGAGACTGTGGTCAACGACTATTTGAAAATCTATACAGAACTAGAGACAAGTAAAGTTAAAATGCTATGA
- a CDS encoding glycosyltransferase family 4 protein — protein sequence MTKVKTKLWIFIDWYLPAYKAGGPIQSVSNLVGRLKSEFEISVITSNLDLGEPLNLNAKELNVWVEKEDYRVMYLNQQHQNKGFYKKLFLENTIDVVYFNSLFSAKFTIMPLLILKNRPMRRVLASRGMLGKGALAIKPIKKRVFLKWFKLMKLHKKVIWHATAESEADEIETHFGKDTTIALAPNLSALSRNENFKKEKLKHQINIFFLSRIAIKKNLIGALNLLSKTQMTSQIKFTIIGPIDDKTYWEKCQSKITSLPIHVKVDYLGAIPNNELSDHLEKQHLLFLPTYGENFGHVIMESWQNGCPVIISDQTPWRALKKDKLGYDIAIKSESEFIEALEHMISMSQDEYDQWSNSAFNFAKRFIENPKVLEKNKALFLNS from the coding sequence ATGACTAAGGTAAAAACAAAATTATGGATATTTATTGATTGGTATTTACCAGCTTATAAGGCCGGTGGTCCCATACAATCAGTTTCGAATTTGGTTGGAAGATTGAAATCAGAATTTGAAATATCTGTGATAACATCAAATCTAGATTTAGGAGAACCACTCAATCTAAATGCTAAAGAGCTAAATGTTTGGGTAGAAAAGGAAGACTATCGCGTCATGTATTTGAATCAACAGCATCAAAATAAAGGCTTTTATAAAAAACTTTTTTTAGAAAACACCATTGATGTGGTTTATTTTAATTCATTATTCTCGGCTAAATTCACCATAATGCCTTTATTGATATTGAAAAATAGGCCGATGAGGAGAGTATTAGCGTCAAGGGGGATGCTCGGAAAGGGCGCACTTGCCATAAAGCCAATAAAGAAAAGAGTATTTCTCAAATGGTTTAAATTGATGAAGCTTCATAAAAAAGTAATTTGGCATGCAACAGCCGAAAGTGAAGCCGATGAAATTGAAACGCATTTTGGTAAGGATACAACAATAGCGTTGGCGCCTAATTTGTCTGCACTCAGTCGCAATGAAAATTTTAAAAAGGAAAAACTAAAGCATCAAATAAACATCTTTTTTTTATCTCGAATTGCAATTAAGAAGAATTTAATTGGAGCTTTGAACCTTTTATCTAAAACTCAAATGACAAGTCAAATCAAGTTTACTATCATTGGACCTATAGATGACAAGACCTATTGGGAAAAATGCCAATCAAAAATCACATCTTTGCCGATACATGTGAAAGTGGATTATTTGGGCGCAATTCCTAATAATGAATTATCAGATCATTTAGAAAAACAACATCTTTTGTTTTTGCCAACATATGGAGAGAATTTTGGACATGTCATCATGGAGTCTTGGCAAAATGGATGCCCAGTAATCATTTCAGATCAAACGCCTTGGCGCGCTCTGAAAAAGGATAAATTGGGGTATGATATTGCGATTAAGAGCGAAAGTGAATTTATTGAGGCTTTAGAACACATGATCAGCATGTCACAGGATGAGTATGATCAATGGTCAAACTCGGCATTTAATTTTGCTAAAAGATTTATAGAAAACCCCAAGGTATTGGAAAAAAATAAAGCCTTATTTTTGAATTCTTAA
- a CDS encoding UDP-glucuronic acid decarboxylase family protein, with translation MKRILITGGAGFVGSHLCERLLKEGNEVICLDNYFTGNKKNIEHLMDNHYFELVRHDVTNPYMVEVDEIYNMACPASPVHYQYNPIKTIKTSVMGAINMLGLAKRVKAKILQASTSEVYGDPAVHPQPETYWGNVNPIGLRSCYDEGKRCAETLFMDYHIQNDVKIKIIRIFNTYGPNMNPNDGRVVSNFIVQALEGKDITIFGDGTQTRSFQYVDDLVEGTIRMMNSRDGFVGPVNIGNPTEFTMLELAEKVIDLTNSSSKLVFLPLPQDDPLQRKPVIDLAKKELNGWEPKIELEEGLIKTITYFDKLLEIKD, from the coding sequence ATGAAACGTATATTAATTACGGGTGGTGCCGGTTTTGTAGGTTCTCACCTATGTGAGCGCCTCTTAAAAGAAGGTAATGAGGTGATCTGCCTTGATAATTACTTTACAGGAAATAAAAAAAACATAGAGCATTTGATGGATAACCACTATTTTGAGTTGGTTAGGCATGATGTCACAAATCCTTATATGGTCGAGGTTGATGAAATATATAATATGGCATGTCCCGCTTCTCCTGTTCATTATCAATACAACCCAATAAAGACCATAAAAACATCTGTGATGGGTGCTATCAATATGTTGGGGCTGGCGAAACGTGTAAAGGCTAAGATATTGCAGGCGTCAACTAGTGAGGTTTATGGAGACCCTGCAGTACACCCGCAGCCAGAAACTTATTGGGGTAATGTAAATCCAATCGGGTTACGCTCTTGTTATGATGAAGGAAAGCGCTGTGCTGAAACTTTATTTATGGATTATCATATTCAAAATGATGTCAAAATAAAAATCATTAGAATTTTCAATACCTATGGCCCAAATATGAATCCAAATGATGGTCGTGTGGTATCTAATTTTATAGTTCAAGCTTTGGAAGGAAAGGACATTACTATTTTTGGAGATGGCACGCAGACCCGAAGTTTCCAGTATGTGGATGATTTGGTGGAGGGAACTATTAGAATGATGAATAGTAGAGATGGTTTTGTTGGTCCTGTTAATATCGGAAATCCTACCGAATTCACGATGTTAGAATTAGCTGAAAAAGTTATAGATCTTACCAACTCGAGTTCAAAATTGGTGTTTTTACCACTACCACAAGATGATCCTTTACAAAGGAAGCCAGTTATTGATTTGGCAAAAAAGGAGCTAAATGGATGGGAGCCTAAAATAGAGCTAGAAGAGGGTTTGATAAAAACAATTACGTATTTTGACAAACTTTTGGAAATAAAGGATTGA
- a CDS encoding WcaF family extracellular polysaccharide biosynthesis acetyltransferase produces the protein MRTDLSSYNNSWFNPGSRTKRLAWYLINEIFLKSSFNPSSAIKVFWLRRFGAKIGKGVIIKPSVNIKYPWKLIIGDYCWIGEEVWIDNLDSVIIENNVCISQGAFLLCGNHNYKLPSFDLITKPITLREGCWIGAKSIVGPGVVVNDYAILALGSVTSTKLEAYGIYRGNPAQKIKDRVFTS, from the coding sequence TTGAGAACAGATCTTTCATCTTATAACAACAGTTGGTTTAATCCTGGTTCAAGAACAAAGCGTCTTGCTTGGTATCTGATTAATGAGATTTTTTTAAAGTCGAGTTTTAATCCATCTTCAGCAATAAAGGTTTTTTGGTTGAGACGTTTTGGAGCCAAGATTGGGAAGGGCGTCATCATAAAGCCGTCTGTCAATATAAAATATCCTTGGAAATTAATTATTGGTGATTATTGTTGGATAGGAGAAGAGGTTTGGATAGATAATTTGGACAGCGTTATTATCGAAAATAATGTATGTATTTCCCAAGGTGCCTTTTTGCTTTGTGGAAATCATAATTATAAATTGCCCTCATTCGATTTAATTACGAAGCCGATTACTTTAAGAGAGGGCTGTTGGATAGGGGCAAAGAGTATTGTTGGGCCAGGGGTTGTAGTTAACGATTACGCAATTTTAGCTTTAGGGTCAGTAACAAGCACTAAACTTGAAGCCTATGGCATTTATCGCGGCAATCCTGCTCAAAAAATAAAAGACAGGGTTTTTACCAGCTAG
- a CDS encoding glycosyltransferase family 2 protein: MKVSIITATYNSKRTLHTCMESVLNQTYPNVEYIIVDGDSNDGTLDVIKKEAKENTNIHFISEKDKGIYDALNKGVELATGDVIGFVHSDDYLASSTIVETIMSAFSKYNVDGVYGDLHYVSFDKPDAVIRNWKSQSFIPKLLKQGWMPAHPTLFLKREVYLEKGKFDTKFKIAADYDFVLRVFRETKYSFYYLAETITKMRVGGASNKSLKNLIQKTKEDYQACRRNGLKLPYKVVLIKNLSKIPQWITK; encoded by the coding sequence ATGAAAGTTTCCATAATTACCGCCACTTACAATAGCAAAAGAACGCTTCATACATGTATGGAGTCTGTTCTAAATCAGACATACCCAAATGTAGAGTACATCATTGTAGATGGAGATTCAAATGATGGCACGCTAGATGTCATAAAGAAAGAAGCTAAAGAGAACACTAATATTCATTTCATTTCAGAGAAAGACAAAGGCATCTATGATGCTCTAAACAAGGGTGTAGAATTAGCAACAGGAGATGTTATAGGATTTGTACACTCCGATGATTATTTGGCGAGTAGCACTATTGTTGAGACTATTATGAGCGCTTTTTCAAAGTACAATGTTGATGGAGTATATGGAGATCTTCATTATGTGTCCTTTGATAAACCTGACGCTGTCATAAGAAACTGGAAAAGCCAATCATTTATACCGAAACTTTTAAAGCAAGGTTGGATGCCAGCGCATCCCACATTATTTTTAAAAAGAGAGGTTTATTTGGAAAAGGGAAAGTTTGATACGAAGTTTAAGATAGCTGCAGATTATGATTTTGTTTTAAGAGTATTTAGAGAAACAAAGTATTCGTTTTATTATTTGGCAGAGACTATCACTAAAATGCGAGTTGGTGGTGCCAGTAATAAAAGTCTAAAAAACCTTATACAAAAGACTAAAGAGGATTACCAAGCTTGTAGGAGAAATGGACTCAAACTACCTTATAAAGTAGTTTTAATTAAGAACCTATCTAAGATTCCTCAATGGATTACAAAATAA
- a CDS encoding MraY family glycosyltransferase, with protein MIKELLHFFNPSDHLGIWLLVSFVIAFVVSFSTFPAIFHVSEAKHLMDEPGERSIHSVKTPTLGGVGIFISLVVVITTIGGLLETKTLLLILGSLTILFFLGLKDDLLILSPTKKLFGQFLAAMVLIAFTDTRILGFSGLLGITIMPYWLSVAFTLFVYLLVINAYNLIDGVDGLAGSLALLGAGAFAFMSIKTGDITMATIAVATVGSLIPFLRLNFSKNQKIFMGDTGSMIIGFLLAFFAVRFINQSQLNQGAIFFNSAPIMILSILFFPLLDTLRIFFIRLVILKKSPFSADKNHLHHKFLDLGFTHIQTTTYIVLLNLMLIAFAYSTRELDIFLQFILLMVVGISLYSTLFIYNWIMLKGWFPQFLKTIKNYKL; from the coding sequence ATGATAAAAGAGTTATTGCATTTTTTTAATCCATCAGATCATTTAGGAATTTGGTTGCTAGTTTCTTTTGTGATTGCCTTTGTGGTTTCATTTAGTACGTTTCCGGCCATTTTCCACGTTTCTGAAGCTAAGCATTTAATGGATGAACCTGGAGAGCGTAGCATACATTCCGTTAAAACACCAACGCTTGGTGGTGTAGGTATTTTTATTAGTCTTGTGGTGGTAATAACGACTATTGGCGGGCTATTAGAGACAAAAACGCTTTTACTTATTTTAGGCAGTCTAACAATCCTGTTTTTTTTGGGATTGAAAGATGATCTACTGATTCTATCACCAACGAAAAAACTGTTTGGTCAGTTTTTAGCAGCCATGGTACTGATAGCTTTTACTGATACTAGAATATTAGGGTTTTCAGGCCTATTGGGTATCACTATCATGCCTTATTGGCTTTCAGTAGCATTTACTTTATTTGTATACCTTTTAGTCATAAATGCCTATAACCTAATTGATGGGGTTGATGGTTTAGCCGGGTCTTTAGCGCTTTTGGGGGCAGGTGCTTTTGCTTTTATGTCTATCAAAACAGGAGATATCACCATGGCAACAATTGCTGTAGCAACGGTAGGCTCTCTAATTCCGTTTTTGAGACTTAATTTTTCGAAAAATCAAAAAATATTCATGGGTGATACGGGATCAATGATCATTGGGTTCTTGCTCGCTTTTTTTGCCGTTCGATTTATAAATCAATCTCAACTGAATCAAGGTGCCATATTTTTTAATTCTGCACCGATAATGATATTGTCTATACTGTTTTTTCCTCTATTAGACACCTTACGCATCTTTTTTATCAGACTGGTCATTTTGAAGAAAAGTCCGTTCTCAGCTGATAAAAATCATTTACATCATAAATTCTTAGACCTTGGTTTCACACATATTCAAACCACTACCTATATTGTTCTTCTTAACTTAATGCTAATTGCTTTTGCTTACAGTACCAGAGAATTGGATATTTTTCTTCAGTTTATTTTATTAATGGTAGTTGGGATATCTTTATATTCGACATTATTCATATATAATTGGATCATGTTGAAAGGATGGTTTCCTCAATTTTTAAAGACAATCAAGAACTATAAACTCTAA
- a CDS encoding polysaccharide biosynthesis/export family protein, which produces MRIQLIVYLSIIFLILNSCATKKEILYLQDVENLNGNEIVYGNTKIQPNDILKISVGALVQESAIPYNRSTNQSGGVSLELLQLEGYLVSTDNTIDFPVLGTISTKNNTVLELQANIERELREGGHLKNPSVNVRILNAKVTILGEVNSPGTYNFTEQNITLLQALGYAKDLTISGKREDVKVIREVDGNRKIATLDLTSSEFINSEFYQVKPNDVIYVGQNNPKVKSAGFIGNVGTLLSVVSILFTTVVLITR; this is translated from the coding sequence ATGAGAATCCAGCTTATAGTCTACCTTTCAATTATTTTTTTGATTCTAAATTCTTGTGCGACCAAGAAAGAAATTTTGTATTTGCAAGATGTTGAGAATCTAAATGGTAATGAAATCGTTTATGGTAACACTAAAATACAACCTAATGACATTTTAAAGATTTCTGTTGGTGCCCTCGTTCAAGAATCTGCAATACCATATAACAGAAGCACAAATCAATCAGGGGGAGTTAGTTTAGAGCTTCTACAATTAGAAGGATATCTAGTCTCAACTGATAACACGATAGATTTTCCTGTATTGGGAACCATTTCAACGAAAAACAATACAGTACTAGAGTTACAAGCTAATATTGAAAGAGAACTAAGAGAAGGAGGCCATCTTAAAAATCCTTCGGTTAATGTTAGGATTCTTAACGCAAAGGTTACTATTTTGGGTGAAGTTAACAGCCCTGGAACATATAATTTTACTGAACAAAATATCACTTTATTACAAGCTTTGGGTTACGCCAAGGATTTGACAATTAGCGGTAAAAGGGAGGATGTGAAAGTGATAAGAGAGGTGGATGGGAATCGTAAAATTGCTACTCTAGATTTAACCTCAAGCGAGTTTATCAATAGTGAGTTTTACCAAGTAAAACCTAATGACGTCATTTATGTTGGTCAAAATAATCCAAAGGTAAAAAGTGCTGGTTTTATAGGAAATGTAGGCACTTTGCTCTCCGTGGTTTCCATACTTTTCACAACAGTTGTTCTAATTACAAGATAA
- a CDS encoding tyrosine-protein kinase family protein yields the protein MSENQGMSVAKPNDQGENIKNEITKYLRFWYWFVLSVIIALLSSYFYLRYTPKVYSSTAKIKILNKSKGLELPSSAFVFNRSNINLENEIEILKSYRIIEEAVNKLNLTMRFYEEGNVLTTEIDDFPFKLSKTISNDSILNFATYRIEVKKDAFYVSAKNSEAVIEIPDFNSYQVKHPFPFEIQFLGKNDALPYIGRTYLVQFVPMSSATMQLKGALDVTMLGKGSDLLKLTHSSQSKYRSQRTLNVVIDVFNNDGINDRQEISKRTIDFIDDRFKSLAFELDSIEVDIKDFKKSNNFITVESDAELGLSQRTVSEGQVFDVENQLVISELLKESLLAENSESDLLPSNIGIADSNINTLINQYNELVLERNRLLVSGLENNPNVQILNDKLLNVERNIEESINSYKAQLEATKTQLVKRNQKYINQVSSLPLKEKLLRPRIRQQEIKQTLYLFLLQKREEAAINLAITEPSIKVVEYALSGGAPISPNSRNIYLLALILGLAVPFGAIYGINLLNTKIRGKNDVVNSVGNIPILAELPKIKSGKLVFDNPTDRSVQSEAFRILSANVNYILPPSDDGKGKVVFCTSTIKGEGKTYVGMNLSLALSSINKKVLLIGADLRNPQVHTYVDKDKNQAGLSNFLHDETVDWKKTLIKGFDKHPNHDILLSGSIPPNPTQLLTNGRFEQLINEAKNLYDYVIVDTAPTILVTDTLLISKLADATIYLVRADYTEKNLLEFSKNLNNSGKLKNMAYVLNGVGASRAYGYSYNYGYGYGYGSQE from the coding sequence ATGTCTGAAAATCAAGGTATGTCAGTTGCTAAGCCTAATGACCAAGGAGAGAATATTAAAAATGAAATCACCAAATATTTAAGATTCTGGTATTGGTTTGTTTTAAGTGTTATTATTGCTCTTTTGTCATCCTATTTCTATTTAAGATATACTCCTAAGGTTTATTCTTCTACAGCAAAAATTAAAATATTAAATAAATCCAAAGGACTAGAATTACCATCATCTGCGTTTGTATTTAATCGATCTAATATCAATTTAGAAAATGAAATTGAAATTTTAAAGTCATATCGTATTATTGAAGAAGCAGTCAATAAATTGAACTTGACCATGCGATTTTACGAGGAAGGAAATGTCCTAACCACTGAAATAGATGATTTTCCTTTCAAATTATCAAAGACTATTAGTAACGATAGCATCTTAAACTTTGCAACTTACAGAATCGAAGTAAAAAAGGATGCTTTCTATGTTTCCGCTAAGAATTCAGAAGCGGTAATTGAAATTCCAGATTTTAATTCTTATCAGGTTAAACATCCTTTTCCTTTCGAAATACAATTTTTAGGAAAGAATGATGCCTTACCGTATATAGGAAGAACTTATTTGGTTCAATTTGTGCCAATGTCATCAGCTACAATGCAACTTAAAGGGGCTCTTGATGTAACTATGCTTGGCAAAGGTAGTGATTTATTGAAATTAACGCATTCCAGCCAAAGTAAATACCGGTCTCAAAGAACATTAAATGTTGTAATTGATGTTTTTAATAATGATGGTATTAATGATAGACAAGAGATTTCAAAACGTACTATTGATTTTATAGATGATCGTTTTAAGTCGTTGGCGTTTGAGCTCGACTCTATAGAAGTAGATATCAAGGATTTTAAGAAATCGAATAATTTTATCACTGTCGAATCTGATGCTGAATTGGGTTTATCACAAAGAACAGTTTCTGAAGGTCAAGTATTTGATGTTGAAAATCAATTGGTAATTTCCGAATTATTAAAAGAATCATTATTAGCAGAGAATTCTGAATCAGACTTACTTCCATCAAATATTGGAATAGCGGATTCAAATATTAATACGCTGATCAATCAGTATAATGAGTTAGTATTGGAGCGGAATAGACTTCTTGTAAGTGGATTGGAAAATAATCCCAACGTTCAAATTCTAAATGATAAACTCCTTAATGTTGAAAGAAATATCGAAGAATCTATTAATTCTTATAAAGCTCAATTGGAAGCTACTAAGACACAGCTTGTAAAACGTAATCAGAAATATATTAATCAAGTCTCGAGCCTTCCATTAAAGGAAAAGTTACTTAGACCACGAATAAGACAGCAAGAAATAAAGCAGACACTTTATTTATTTTTACTTCAAAAAAGAGAGGAAGCAGCAATCAACTTGGCGATTACTGAACCATCAATAAAAGTTGTGGAATATGCGCTTTCAGGGGGCGCTCCAATTTCTCCAAATTCCAGAAATATATATTTGTTGGCATTGATTTTGGGATTAGCAGTACCTTTCGGAGCTATTTACGGAATAAATTTACTAAATACGAAGATAAGAGGTAAGAATGACGTAGTAAATAGTGTTGGTAACATTCCTATTCTTGCAGAACTTCCAAAAATAAAGAGCGGAAAATTAGTCTTTGACAATCCCACTGATCGATCCGTACAGTCTGAAGCTTTTAGGATTCTTTCGGCAAACGTCAATTATATTTTGCCCCCTAGTGATGATGGTAAGGGTAAAGTGGTCTTTTGTACTTCTACCATAAAAGGTGAAGGTAAAACCTATGTTGGGATGAATTTGTCCTTAGCCTTATCAAGTATCAATAAGAAAGTGTTGTTGATTGGTGCAGATTTAAGAAATCCCCAAGTACATACTTATGTTGACAAGGATAAAAACCAAGCAGGACTTTCAAACTTTCTGCATGACGAGACTGTAGACTGGAAAAAAACCTTGATTAAGGGGTTTGATAAGCATCCTAACCACGATATCTTGTTGTCTGGAAGTATTCCTCCAAATCCAACTCAACTGCTCACCAACGGTCGTTTTGAGCAATTGATCAACGAAGCGAAGAATTTATACGATTATGTTATTGTAGATACAGCACCTACAATTCTAGTCACAGATACCTTATTGATCTCTAAACTTGCAGATGCCACTATTTATTTGGTAAGAGCAGATTATACAGAGAAGAATCTATTAGAGTTTTCTAAAAATCTTAATAATTCTGGAAAACTTAAAAACATGGCTTACGTTCTTAACGGTGTAGGAGCAAGTAGAGCTTACGGTTACTCATATAACTATGGTTATGGCTATGGATACGGCAGTCAAGAATAA
- the rpe gene encoding ribulose-phosphate 3-epimerase has protein sequence MSSNLIAPSMLASDFGNLQRDVEMVNQSDADWFHIDVMDGHFVPNISYGMPVIAAIKKHATKPLDVHLMIEQPERYIEEFAKVGADIITVHYESTVHLHRTLTQIEAVGCKAGVVLNLTTPVSVLEDILPKCYMVLIMSINPGFGGQKFEEMTYKKIKALRQMITDQKLDTLIEIDGGVTDKNAKQLIDAGANVLVAGSYIFKSAHQLETIAALKGLVNS, from the coding sequence ATGTCTTCAAATTTAATTGCGCCTTCAATGCTTGCCTCAGATTTTGGCAATTTACAACGTGATGTAGAAATGGTTAATCAAAGTGATGCCGATTGGTTTCATATTGATGTTATGGATGGTCATTTTGTACCTAACATCTCTTATGGCATGCCTGTAATAGCAGCTATTAAAAAACACGCCACAAAGCCATTGGATGTTCATCTTATGATAGAACAGCCAGAACGTTATATAGAAGAATTCGCAAAAGTAGGGGCGGATATTATTACCGTGCATTACGAGTCTACCGTTCATTTGCACAGAACACTTACTCAAATAGAAGCTGTAGGATGTAAAGCAGGAGTCGTCCTTAATTTAACCACACCGGTCTCTGTTTTAGAAGATATTTTACCAAAGTGCTATATGGTATTAATCATGTCTATTAACCCTGGGTTTGGAGGTCAAAAATTTGAAGAAATGACCTATAAAAAGATTAAGGCCTTACGCCAAATGATTACAGATCAAAAGTTGGATACTCTGATAGAAATTGATGGTGGCGTTACAGACAAAAATGCCAAACAATTAATTGACGCGGGTGCCAATGTTTTGGTAGCCGGTAGTTACATTTTCAAAAGCGCTCACCAATTAGAAACTATCGCTGCACTTAAGGGTTTAGTTAATTCCTAA
- a CDS encoding RNA polymerase sigma factor RpoD/SigA: MRQLKITKQVTNRETASLDKYLQEIGKVDLITADEEVELAQRIKAGDQLALEKLTKANLRFVVSVAKQYQNQGLTLPDLINEGNLGLIKAAQRFDETRGFKFISYAVWWIRQSILQALAEQSRIVRLPLNKIGSINKINKTFAFLEQSHERPPSAEEIAKELDMTINDVKESMKNSGRHVSMDAPLVEGEDSNLYDVLRSGESPNPDRDLLHESLRTEIERALETLTPREADVIRLYFGLGNQHPMTLEEIGETFDLTRERVRQIKEKAIRRLKHTSRSKILKTYLG; encoded by the coding sequence ATGAGACAGTTAAAAATTACCAAGCAGGTCACTAACCGTGAAACAGCTTCATTAGACAAATACTTACAAGAAATCGGTAAGGTTGATTTAATTACGGCTGACGAAGAAGTGGAATTGGCACAGCGTATTAAAGCTGGAGACCAATTAGCATTAGAGAAATTGACAAAAGCGAATTTACGTTTTGTCGTATCTGTAGCTAAACAATACCAAAATCAAGGATTAACTTTACCTGATTTAATTAATGAAGGTAATTTAGGATTAATAAAAGCGGCACAACGTTTTGACGAAACGCGTGGATTTAAATTTATATCTTATGCTGTTTGGTGGATTCGACAATCCATATTACAAGCATTAGCTGAGCAATCCCGTATTGTACGCTTGCCGCTGAATAAGATTGGCTCTATAAATAAAATCAATAAAACATTTGCTTTTTTAGAACAAAGCCACGAGCGACCACCAAGTGCTGAAGAAATAGCTAAAGAATTAGACATGACCATTAATGATGTTAAGGAGTCGATGAAAAATTCTGGCCGTCACGTATCAATGGATGCGCCTTTAGTTGAGGGTGAAGATTCTAACTTATACGATGTATTACGTAGTGGTGAATCCCCAAACCCCGATCGCGACTTATTACATGAATCTTTAAGAACCGAAATAGAGCGCGCTCTTGAGACTTTGACGCCACGTGAGGCAGATGTTATTCGTTTGTATTTTGGTCTTGGAAATCAACACCCAATGACCTTGGAAGAGATTGGTGAAACGTTTGATTTAACCCGCGAGCGTGTAAGACAAATTAAAGAAAAAGCGATTAGAAGATTAAAACATACTTCACGAAGTAAAATACTAAAAACATATTTAGGATAA